In Longimicrobium sp., the sequence TTGAGCGGGCGAGTTCTCGCCAGTTGTCGGGAAGGAAGCGGGTGATCACCGCCCACTCTTCCGCAAGGATGTCGGCTCTCATGGAATCCACGATAAGCCGGCTCGTTGCCACGTGCAAGCCTTAAGTTAACGCGTATGGGGATGAATCCCCCGGCTGGAACCACGGGAAGACGGCTGAAGCCGTCTCGTGTGTGCAGGCACTGAACCCGTAGTCCGCGCAGGCGGACTTTGCGTGGTTCCAGCCGCGAATTCATTCGCCCCCGGATCCGCGAAAATCGTGCGTGATGCAGGAATCGGGGCGGGGGCGAGGGTGGGCAGACACGCAGGTCTGCCCCTACGGATGGACCGGTTTGAACCGCGGGGGTGGTGCGGGGGCGGGCACGGGCGCGATGAATCGCGCCCCTACCGGTGCGGGTCTACACCAGTGCCCCCACCTCCGCGTCGAGGGCGGGGACCGGGGCGGGGCGGCCGAAGAGGTAGCCCTGCAGGAGGTCCACGCCCAGCTCCTCCATGACCGCCCACTCCGCCTCGGTCTCCACGCCCTCGGCGAGGACGAGGTGGCCGTTGTCGCGGCCCAGGCCGACGAGGGAGGCGCAGATGCCGCGGTGGGCGGGGCTCTCGACCGACTTCGTCACCAGCTCGCGGTCGATCTTGATCATGTCCGGGGCCAGGTCGGCCAGCAGCGACAGGCCGCTGTAGCCGCTCCCCACGTCGTCCAGCGCCACGCCGAAGCCCTTGGCGCGGTAGTGCGACAGGATGCCGCGCAGGTGGTCGTGGTCAACGGTGCGCTCGCTCTCGACCACCTCGAAGGTGATCCGCTCCGGCGCGATGCCGCTCTCGCGGGCGGCGCGCACGGTGGTCGCCAGGCAGAACTCCGGGCGGTAGATGGCGGTGGGGAGGAAGTTGATGAGGAAGCGGCAGTGCTCCGGCACGCTCAGGCGGCCGATGGCGCGCAGGTGGAGCTCGCGCACCACGCGGTCCAGCATGAAGGTGAGGTGCTCCTGGTGCGCCCACCCCAGCAGCGTGGGCGCGGGGATCAGCGACCCGTCCAGCGCCCTGCCGCGCATCAGGCACTCGTACCCCCACAGCTCCAGCGTGCGGGCGTGGAACACGGGCTGGAACCAGCTCTCGATGCGCTCCTCGTTCAGCACCGGCATCAGCTCGGAGCTGTCCGCGGAGACCAGGCCGCCCAGCCCCTCGGCGTGGATCAGCGCGGGGAGCTGCTGGTGGACGGGGACCTCGGGGCGCAGCCAGGCCGCCCGCACCGCGCGGAAGCGCACGGGGTCCAGGACGGTGCGAAGGAAGTTGGCCAGGTCGCTGATCCCGGACATCGGCCGCCCCTCGCCCACGTCCACCAGCGCGGCGCTCAGCGGGAGGTCGAACTCCCAGCCGTGCTCCTTTCCGAATTCTTCCAGCTCCGGGTACTCCTCGAAGCTGCGGACCAGGAGCGCGACGCGCCTCTGGTCCGTTCGGCATTCGCAGTGCACCGGGGCTACTCGCC encodes:
- a CDS encoding EAL domain-containing protein; the protein is MHCECRTDQRRVALLVRSFEEYPELEEFGKEHGWEFDLPLSAALVDVGEGRPMSGISDLANFLRTVLDPVRFRAVRAAWLRPEVPVHQQLPALIHAEGLGGLVSADSSELMPVLNEERIESWFQPVFHARTLELWGYECLMRGRALDGSLIPAPTLLGWAHQEHLTFMLDRVVRELHLRAIGRLSVPEHCRFLINFLPTAIYRPEFCLATTVRAARESGIAPERITFEVVESERTVDHDHLRGILSHYRAKGFGVALDDVGSGYSGLSLLADLAPDMIKIDRELVTKSVESPAHRGICASLVGLGRDNGHLVLAEGVETEAEWAVMEELGVDLLQGYLFGRPAPVPALDAEVGALV